One Pseudonocardia sediminis DNA window includes the following coding sequences:
- a CDS encoding zinc-binding dehydrogenase, protein MWAQRLVAPQRFAACETPAPSADALAPGQVLLDVAAGGVCGSDLPFFRGAAAPDTAGARAGFGDPGFPMHEVAGRVLASRHPEIAVGDDVVGWASGFDGIAELAVCAGDGLHRHRADVAPETAVLLQPLACVLYAVEQVRPLAGLSVAVIGQGPIGLLFSHVAKAAGAARVVGVDRVDRSDLGPAFGVDEVVHASSDAWALDLPAGERPEVVFEAIGHQSATLNHAVDAVGFGGEIFYFGVADETSYPFAMRSFLRKNLTLRSGVTLERRRVLAAADEYLVRHPSLARDYVTHVVPADDAQKAFDLAVAPAGGQAKIVLSMR, encoded by the coding sequence GTGTGGGCCCAGCGTCTCGTCGCGCCGCAGCGCTTCGCCGCCTGCGAGACCCCGGCACCGTCCGCGGATGCGCTGGCTCCCGGGCAGGTGCTCCTCGACGTGGCGGCCGGGGGAGTGTGCGGCAGCGACCTGCCGTTCTTCCGCGGCGCGGCCGCACCGGACACCGCCGGAGCACGCGCCGGTTTCGGTGACCCCGGTTTCCCGATGCACGAGGTCGCGGGCCGGGTGCTCGCCTCGCGGCACCCGGAGATCGCGGTCGGCGACGACGTCGTCGGCTGGGCGTCGGGGTTCGACGGCATCGCCGAGCTGGCCGTCTGCGCCGGGGACGGGCTGCACCGCCACCGCGCCGACGTCGCCCCGGAGACCGCGGTGCTGCTGCAGCCGCTGGCGTGCGTGCTCTACGCGGTCGAGCAGGTCCGCCCGCTCGCCGGTCTCTCGGTGGCGGTGATCGGGCAGGGGCCGATCGGGCTGCTGTTCAGCCACGTCGCGAAGGCCGCCGGGGCGGCCCGCGTCGTCGGTGTCGACCGGGTGGACCGCTCCGACCTGGGTCCCGCGTTCGGGGTCGACGAGGTCGTGCACGCCTCGTCGGACGCGTGGGCGCTCGACCTGCCGGCCGGCGAGCGTCCGGAGGTGGTGTTCGAGGCGATCGGGCACCAGAGCGCGACGCTGAACCACGCCGTCGACGCCGTCGGGTTCGGCGGGGAGATCTTCTACTTTGGCGTCGCCGACGAGACGAGCTACCCGTTCGCGATGCGCTCGTTCCTGCGCAAGAACCTCACCCTGCGCTCCGGGGTCACGCTGGAACGGCGCCGCGTCCTCGCCGCCGCCGACGAGTACCTGGTGCGGCACCCGTCGCTGGCGCGGGACTACGTCACCCACGTCGTCCCCGCCGACGACGCCCAGAAGGCGTTCGACCTCGCGGTCGCCCCGGCCGGCGGCCAGGCCAAGATCGTGCTGTCGATGCGCTGA
- a CDS encoding class I SAM-dependent methyltransferase, which produces MAVDQDKVMELLHRFVGDLGATVSAGGIVTGHRLGLFRALAEGPATPEELAGRTSTDARYITEWLRSQAAGGYVTHDAATESYSLTEEQAFALADPDGPLYLPGAFVLALGTLRAEPRITEAFRTGAGMGWHEQHADVFDGCDMFFRPGYLANLVPAWIPALDGVEAKLTGGGRVADVGCGHGASTTLLAGAFPRTRVSGSDYHSASIDRARKRTAEAGLSDRTSFEVATAATFGGSGYDLVTTFDSLHDMGDPLAAARHIREAVADDGTWLIVEPIAGDTVAENLNPVGRVYYSFSSYLCVPNAKSQGGTHTLGAQAGEAAIREIATEAGFGRFRRAAETPFNAVYEARP; this is translated from the coding sequence ATGGCAGTGGACCAGGACAAGGTGATGGAGCTCCTGCACCGGTTCGTCGGTGACCTCGGGGCGACGGTGTCGGCCGGCGGGATCGTCACCGGGCACCGGCTGGGGCTGTTCCGGGCGCTGGCCGAGGGCCCGGCCACGCCGGAGGAGCTGGCCGGGCGGACCTCGACCGACGCCCGCTACATCACCGAGTGGCTGCGCAGCCAGGCCGCCGGCGGCTACGTCACCCACGACGCCGCGACGGAGTCGTACTCGCTGACCGAGGAGCAGGCCTTCGCGCTCGCCGACCCCGACGGCCCGCTCTACCTGCCGGGCGCGTTCGTGCTGGCCCTGGGCACGCTGCGCGCGGAGCCGCGGATCACCGAGGCGTTCCGCACCGGCGCCGGGATGGGCTGGCACGAGCAGCACGCCGACGTGTTCGACGGCTGCGACATGTTCTTCCGCCCCGGCTACCTGGCCAACCTCGTCCCGGCCTGGATCCCGGCGCTGGACGGCGTCGAGGCGAAGCTGACCGGGGGCGGACGGGTGGCCGACGTCGGGTGCGGGCACGGGGCGTCGACGACGCTTCTCGCCGGGGCGTTCCCGCGCACCCGGGTGTCCGGCTCGGACTACCACTCGGCCTCGATCGACCGGGCCCGCAAGCGCACCGCCGAGGCCGGGCTCTCCGACCGCACGTCGTTCGAGGTGGCCACCGCGGCCACGTTCGGCGGATCCGGCTACGACCTGGTGACCACGTTCGACTCCCTGCACGACATGGGCGACCCGCTCGCCGCGGCCCGCCACATCCGGGAGGCGGTCGCCGACGACGGCACCTGGCTGATCGTCGAGCCGATCGCCGGGGACACGGTCGCCGAGAACCTCAACCCGGTCGGCCGGGTGTACTACTCGTTCTCCAGCTACCTGTGCGTACCCAACGCCAAGTCGCAGGGCGGGACACACACCCTCGGCGCGCAGGCCGGCGAGGCCGCGATCCGCGAGATCGCGACCGAGGCCGGGTTCGGCAGGTTCCGCCGCGCGGCCGAGACGCCGTTCAACGCCGTCTACGAGGCCCGCCCCTGA
- a CDS encoding NDMA-dependent alcohol dehydrogenase — MQTRGAVIRQAPGTYEVTDLEVDAPEPGEIRVRVQAAGLCHSDDHVATGDLPVAVYPFAGGHEGAGIVTDAPPNHKNIREGDHVVFSFVSSCGHCRFCSIGKHNFCDLGAGALRGARISDPTSFRLKLAENGAPVGQMAGVSTFCEDSVVSVDSVVKIEKDLPFPEMALLSCGVGTGWGSAVNDAEVAPGDVVIVMGIGGVGINAVQGAAHAGATRIIACDPVAFKRESAMQLGATHAVATMAEADELARQDTNGQGADATIVTVGVTGPEHVGEALATVRKAGTCVVTGVGNMTRIGADIPLSQLTLYGKRLQGTLFGSSNPNYDIQRQIRMFRAGQLKLSELITTRYSLDEIATGYEDMHAGRNLRGVVVHSR; from the coding sequence ATGCAGACGCGCGGCGCCGTCATCCGTCAGGCCCCCGGTACCTACGAGGTCACGGACCTGGAGGTGGACGCCCCCGAGCCGGGCGAGATCCGGGTCCGGGTGCAGGCCGCGGGCCTGTGCCACTCCGACGACCACGTCGCGACCGGTGACCTGCCGGTGGCGGTCTACCCGTTCGCCGGCGGGCACGAGGGCGCCGGGATCGTCACCGACGCGCCGCCGAACCACAAGAACATCCGCGAGGGCGACCACGTGGTGTTCTCGTTCGTCTCCTCCTGCGGGCACTGCCGCTTCTGCTCGATCGGCAAGCACAACTTCTGCGACCTCGGCGCCGGGGCGCTGCGCGGCGCGCGGATCTCCGACCCGACATCGTTCCGGCTCAAGCTCGCCGAGAACGGCGCGCCGGTCGGGCAGATGGCCGGCGTGTCGACGTTCTGCGAGGACTCGGTCGTCTCCGTCGACTCCGTGGTGAAGATCGAGAAGGACCTGCCGTTCCCGGAGATGGCGCTGCTGAGCTGCGGCGTCGGCACGGGCTGGGGCTCCGCGGTCAACGACGCCGAGGTCGCACCCGGTGACGTCGTGATCGTGATGGGCATCGGAGGCGTCGGGATCAACGCCGTGCAGGGCGCCGCGCACGCCGGGGCGACGCGGATCATCGCCTGCGACCCGGTGGCGTTCAAGCGCGAGTCGGCGATGCAGCTCGGTGCGACCCACGCCGTCGCGACGATGGCCGAGGCGGACGAGCTGGCCCGTCAGGACACCAACGGCCAGGGCGCCGACGCCACGATCGTCACCGTCGGCGTCACCGGGCCCGAGCACGTCGGCGAGGCGCTCGCGACCGTGCGCAAGGCCGGGACCTGCGTCGTCACCGGCGTCGGGAACATGACGCGGATCGGCGCGGACATCCCGCTGAGCCAGCTCACGCTCTACGGCAAGCGCCTGCAGGGCACGTTGTTCGGCTCGTCGAACCCGAACTACGACATCCAGCGCCAGATCCGGATGTTCCGCGCCGGGCAGCTCAAGCTCTCCGAGCTGATCACCACGCGGTACTCGCTCGACGAGATCGCGACGGGCTACGAGGACATGCACGCCGGGCGCAACCTGCGCGGCGTCGTGGTGCACTCCCGGTGA
- a CDS encoding flavin-containing monooxygenase, producing MSADVTEQVDAVIVGAGFAGMYQLLRLREAGLSTRVFDAAGDVGGTWYWNRYPGARCDVESMAYSYSFSPELEQEWTWTSRYADQPEILSYLNHVADRFDLRRDITFSTSVLSAHYDEAAARWTVVTDGGETVSAQFLIMATGCLSMSKAPEVPGEERFGGVVAHTGHWPHEGVDVAGKRVAVIGTGSSGIQSIPILAASAAEVTVFQRTPNFSMPARNRPLDDGEIAERKAAYPEYRAAARASGFGIPTVPATQSAFDVDDAERAARYQAAWEKGVLVAVGGAFTDVRTDVAANDTAAEFVRSKIRETVTDPATAETLSPRTYPFGTKRPCLDSGYYETFNRENVHLVDLRATPLQEITEDGVRTSEADHGCDVIVFATGFDAMTGALNAIDIRGRDGLALTNKWSEGPRTYLGLAVAGFPNLFTITGPGSPSVLSNMVVSIEQHVDWVTDAVLAVRGRGLSTIEAEARAEGEWVAHVEAVGNMTLFPQADSWYMGANVPGKPRVFMAYVGGVGPYRQRCDDVAAKDYEGFALA from the coding sequence GTGAGCGCCGACGTGACCGAGCAGGTCGACGCCGTGATCGTCGGGGCCGGGTTCGCCGGGATGTACCAGCTGCTGCGGCTGCGCGAGGCCGGCCTGTCCACCCGCGTGTTCGACGCGGCCGGAGACGTCGGCGGCACCTGGTACTGGAACCGCTACCCCGGGGCCCGCTGCGACGTCGAGTCGATGGCCTACTCCTACTCGTTCTCCCCGGAGCTCGAGCAGGAGTGGACCTGGACCTCGCGCTACGCCGACCAGCCCGAGATCCTGTCCTACCTGAACCACGTCGCGGACCGCTTCGACCTGCGCCGCGACATCACGTTCTCGACCTCGGTGCTGTCGGCCCACTACGACGAGGCCGCCGCGCGGTGGACCGTCGTCACCGACGGCGGGGAGACCGTCTCCGCGCAGTTCCTGATCATGGCGACGGGCTGCCTGTCGATGTCCAAGGCGCCGGAGGTGCCGGGGGAGGAGCGCTTCGGCGGGGTCGTCGCGCACACCGGGCACTGGCCGCACGAGGGTGTCGACGTCGCGGGCAAGAGGGTCGCGGTGATCGGCACCGGCTCGTCGGGCATCCAGTCGATCCCGATCCTCGCCGCGTCCGCGGCCGAGGTGACGGTGTTCCAGCGGACCCCCAACTTCTCCATGCCCGCCCGCAACCGCCCGCTCGACGACGGCGAGATCGCGGAGCGCAAGGCGGCCTACCCGGAGTACCGCGCCGCGGCCCGCGCGTCCGGCTTCGGCATCCCCACGGTGCCGGCGACGCAGTCGGCGTTCGACGTCGACGACGCCGAGCGTGCCGCCCGCTACCAGGCGGCGTGGGAGAAGGGCGTCCTCGTCGCCGTCGGCGGGGCGTTCACCGACGTCCGCACAGACGTCGCGGCCAACGACACCGCGGCCGAGTTCGTCCGGAGCAAGATCCGCGAGACGGTCACCGACCCGGCCACGGCCGAGACGCTGTCCCCGCGCACCTACCCGTTCGGCACGAAGCGCCCCTGCCTGGACTCCGGCTACTACGAGACGTTCAACCGCGAGAACGTGCACCTGGTCGACCTGCGCGCCACGCCGTTGCAGGAGATCACCGAGGACGGTGTCCGCACCTCCGAGGCCGACCACGGCTGCGACGTGATCGTGTTCGCGACCGGTTTCGACGCCATGACCGGCGCGCTGAACGCGATCGACATCCGCGGCCGCGACGGGCTCGCGCTGACGAACAAGTGGAGCGAGGGCCCGCGCACCTATCTCGGTCTGGCCGTCGCCGGGTTCCCGAACCTGTTCACCATCACCGGCCCGGGCAGCCCGTCGGTGCTGTCGAACATGGTCGTCTCGATCGAGCAGCACGTGGACTGGGTGACCGACGCGGTCCTGGCCGTGCGCGGCCGTGGGCTCTCCACGATCGAGGCGGAAGCCCGTGCCGAGGGCGAGTGGGTCGCCCACGTCGAGGCCGTCGGGAACATGACGCTCTTCCCGCAGGCCGACTCCTGGTACATGGGGGCGAACGTGCCCGGCAAACCGCGGGTGTTCATGGCCTACGTCGGCGGTGTGGGGCCATACCGGCAGCGGTGCGACGACGTCGCGGCGAAGGACTACGAGGGGTTCGCGCTGGCCTGA
- a CDS encoding TetR/AcrR family transcriptional regulator, which produces MTDGDDTTRPRGGRRAEGKARTREAVLSAARTVFAERGYGSASVEEIAREAGVAIGSVYAHFGGKQALFAALIDRTTADGLARAEKSLAGGTTEAMPHLVAQLGEMADDRIQALLEAETWLYAIRNDDPLAKHLADDDRRIRDGIARLLASEPSDGRFTDSEQATVLNALFHGLIRQRRLCPEAVPDDLFRRAMEVFGRVPDAGDAQASANPS; this is translated from the coding sequence GTGACCGATGGCGACGACACGACGCGCCCCCGTGGCGGGCGCCGCGCGGAGGGCAAGGCCCGTACCCGTGAGGCCGTGCTGTCCGCGGCCCGGACCGTGTTCGCCGAGCGCGGCTACGGCAGCGCCTCGGTGGAGGAGATCGCCCGCGAGGCCGGTGTCGCGATCGGCTCGGTCTACGCCCACTTCGGGGGCAAGCAGGCGCTGTTCGCGGCGCTGATCGACCGCACCACGGCCGACGGGCTGGCCCGCGCGGAGAAGTCGTTGGCCGGCGGGACCACCGAGGCCATGCCGCATCTGGTCGCCCAGCTCGGCGAGATGGCCGACGACCGGATCCAGGCCCTGCTCGAGGCCGAGACCTGGCTCTACGCCATCCGCAACGACGACCCGCTGGCGAAGCACCTCGCCGACGACGACCGCCGCATCCGGGACGGGATCGCGCGGCTGCTCGCCTCGGAACCGAGCGACGGCCGCTTCACCGACTCCGAGCAGGCCACCGTCCTGAACGCGCTGTTCCACGGCCTGATCCGGCAGCGCAGGCTGTGCCCGGAGGCCGTCCCGGACGACCTGTTCCGCCGGGCCATGGAGGTCTTCGGACGGGTGCCCGACGCCGGGGACGCTCAGGCCAGCGCGAACCCCTCGTAG